One region of Culex pipiens pallens isolate TS chromosome 2, TS_CPP_V2, whole genome shotgun sequence genomic DNA includes:
- the LOC120428885 gene encoding zinc finger protein 808-like isoform X4, protein MVKEELIIEDELEPSPEKDDGQDRTAADESDLEDIPKSSKGQPSNKKWHCEKCNKSYHSSGAFSTHKTRHKAFETGRFACQQCEKRFGDNRSLNLHKMKGCEGESTENSDGKSWVCVECNKAFSNPYTFQHHIYSHRVVSAGKYKCETCEKCFKVKYALTRHEQNAHQKKIKTEAKQLVRDASKSEAEKVRKVVEKDENGFFKCPDCDKRFKYRLKCIIHARRHVALKEGFYKCKICESAFKSSGERKQHERTHEKHNSRMLGDPYALMCPKATLTEESGMFKCSACVKTFEQRPEGLRHVLRHVHVKRERVQCDLCPLTFANKKYLEKHQTEHATSKDVTASESTSSGGSEDSAKVEDGGFKCTDCNKTFWNERRFDFHIQRHKAIKESRFPCKLCDMRCGNTAELKRHEQTHARKQQPMLLSGEKVPPIILERNNHTVYKCPECALIFTKQRVYFTHTQYHINVKNGTFKCETCGTCCPSRKKLALHMVKHREGKVVMQTRPDNLLYECTECGKKFSRRVYLIKHVQRHKAFENGTFQCKDNKWPNLNHFLRWPNRNTLTWKIQVHSVTKP, encoded by the exons ATGGTAAAGGAAGAACTTATCATCGAGGACGAGCTCGAGCCCTCACCCGAAAAAGATGATGGCCAGGATCGAACTGCAGCAGACGAAAGCGACTTGGAGGACATTCCGAAATCCTCGAAAGGCCAGCCAAGCAACAAAAAATGGCACTGTGAAAAATGTAACAAGTCGTACCATAGCTCAGGTGCTTTCAGCACGCACAAGACGCGCCATAAAGCGTTTGAAACTGGCCGGTTCGCGTGTCAGCAGTGTGAAAaa CGATTTGGAGATAACCGTTCACTAAACCTTCACAAAATGAAAGGATGTGAGGGGGAGTCTACAGAAAATTCCGATGGCAAATCCTGGGTCTGCGTAGAGTGCAACAAGGCGTTCTCAAATCCTTACACCTTTCAACATCACATTTACTCACATAGGGTTGTGTCGGCAGGCAAATACAAGTGTGAAACATGTGAGAAG TGTTTCAAGGTAAAATACGCACTCACGAGACATGAACAAAATGCGCACCAAAAGAAGATAAAGACTGAAGCAAAACAGTTGGTAAGGGACGCCAGTAAGTCGGAAGCAGAAAAGGTTCGCAAAGTTGTGGAAAAGGacgaaaatggcttctttaagtGTCCGGACTGCGACAAGCGCTTCAAGTACCGATTGAAATGTATTATCCATGCTCGGCGACATGTCGCTTTGAAGGAAGGATTTTACAAGTGCAAAATATGCGAATCG GCTTTCAAATCAAGCGGCGAACGGAAGCAACATGAACGTACCCATGAGAAACACAATTCCAGAATGTTAGGCGACCCGTATGCGTTGATGTGTCCCAAAGCAACTCTGACAGAAGAAAGTGGCATGTTCAAGTGTTCAGCTTGTGTGAAGACCTTTGAACAACGGCCCGAAGGTCTGCGTCATGTCCTGAGACATGTCCATGTAAAGCGAGAAAGGGTCCAATGCGACTTGTGTCCATTG ACATTTGCCAACAAAAAGTATCTCGAAAAACATCAAACAGAGCACGCGACTTCAAAGGACGTTACGGCTAGTGAATCAACTAGCAGCGGTGGCTCGGAAGATTCAGCGAAGGTTGAAGACGGCGGGTTCAAGTGTACCGATTGCAACAAGACATTTTGGAACGAGCGTCGGTTCGATTTTCACATTCAAAGGCATAAAGCTATCAAGGAGAGCAGATTTCCCTGCAAGCTGTGTGATATG CGCTGTGGAAACACAGCAGAGTTAAAAAGACACGAGCAGACGCATGCTAGGAAACAACAACCCATGCTTTTGTCTGGGGAGAAAGTGCCTCCGATAATTTTGGAAAGAAACAACCACACCGTTTACAAGTGTCCCGAGTGCGCCTTGATATTCACCAAACAGCGGGTCTATTTCACCCATACCCAGTACCACATTAACGTCAAAAACGGAACATTCAAGTGTGAAACTTGTGGGACC tgctGCCCATCCAGGAAGAAATTGGCGTTGCATATGGTAAAACATCGAGAGGGAAAAGTTGTCATGCAAACACGGCCGGATAATCTTCTTTACGAATGTACCGAATGTGGCAAAAAGTTTTCACGTAGAGTTTATTTAATCAAACACGTGCAAAGGCATAAAGCCTTCGAAAATGGCACTTTCCAGTGCAAG
- the LOC120428885 gene encoding zinc finger protein 729-like isoform X3: MAESKPFPAVVKQEPVDIEEPSSFCYETMVKEELIIEDELEPSPEKDDGQDRTAADESDLEDIPKSSKGQPSNKKWHCEKCNKSYHSSGAFSTHKTRHKAFETGRFACQQCEKRFGDNRSLNLHKMKGCEGESTENSDGKSWVCVECNKAFSNPYTFQHHIYSHRVVSAGKYKCETCEKCFKVKYALTRHEQNAHQKKIKTEAKQLVRDASKSEAEKVRKVVEKDENGFFKCPDCDKRFKYRLKCIIHARRHVALKEGFYKCKICESAFKSSGERKQHERTHEKHNSRMLGDPYALMCPKATLTEESGMFKCSACVKTFEQRPEGLRHVLRHVHVKRERVQCDLCPLTFANKKYLEKHQTEHATSKDVTASESTSSGGSEDSAKVEDGGFKCTDCNKTFWNERRFDFHIQRHKAIKESRFPCKLCDMRCGNTAELKRHEQTHARKQQPMLLSGEKVPPIILERNNHTVYKCPECALIFTKQRVYFTHTQYHINVKNGTFKCETCGTCCPSRKKLALHMVKHREGKVVMQTRPDNLLYECTECGKKFSRRVYLIKHVQRHKAFENGTFQCKVCAKFFGSRVQLIRHETIH, encoded by the exons ATGGCCGAATCTAAACCATTTCCTGCGGTGGTCAAACAGGAGCCCGTGGACATCGAAGAACCAAGCTCGTTCTGTTACGAAACCATGGTAAAGGAAGAACTTATCATCGAGGACGAGCTCGAGCCCTCACCCGAAAAAGATGATGGCCAGGATCGAACTGCAGCAGACGAAAGCGACTTGGAGGACATTCCGAAATCCTCGAAAGGCCAGCCAAGCAACAAAAAATGGCACTGTGAAAAATGTAACAAGTCGTACCATAGCTCAGGTGCTTTCAGCACGCACAAGACGCGCCATAAAGCGTTTGAAACTGGCCGGTTCGCGTGTCAGCAGTGTGAAAaa CGATTTGGAGATAACCGTTCACTAAACCTTCACAAAATGAAAGGATGTGAGGGGGAGTCTACAGAAAATTCCGATGGCAAATCCTGGGTCTGCGTAGAGTGCAACAAGGCGTTCTCAAATCCTTACACCTTTCAACATCACATTTACTCACATAGGGTTGTGTCGGCAGGCAAATACAAGTGTGAAACATGTGAGAAG TGTTTCAAGGTAAAATACGCACTCACGAGACATGAACAAAATGCGCACCAAAAGAAGATAAAGACTGAAGCAAAACAGTTGGTAAGGGACGCCAGTAAGTCGGAAGCAGAAAAGGTTCGCAAAGTTGTGGAAAAGGacgaaaatggcttctttaagtGTCCGGACTGCGACAAGCGCTTCAAGTACCGATTGAAATGTATTATCCATGCTCGGCGACATGTCGCTTTGAAGGAAGGATTTTACAAGTGCAAAATATGCGAATCG GCTTTCAAATCAAGCGGCGAACGGAAGCAACATGAACGTACCCATGAGAAACACAATTCCAGAATGTTAGGCGACCCGTATGCGTTGATGTGTCCCAAAGCAACTCTGACAGAAGAAAGTGGCATGTTCAAGTGTTCAGCTTGTGTGAAGACCTTTGAACAACGGCCCGAAGGTCTGCGTCATGTCCTGAGACATGTCCATGTAAAGCGAGAAAGGGTCCAATGCGACTTGTGTCCATTG ACATTTGCCAACAAAAAGTATCTCGAAAAACATCAAACAGAGCACGCGACTTCAAAGGACGTTACGGCTAGTGAATCAACTAGCAGCGGTGGCTCGGAAGATTCAGCGAAGGTTGAAGACGGCGGGTTCAAGTGTACCGATTGCAACAAGACATTTTGGAACGAGCGTCGGTTCGATTTTCACATTCAAAGGCATAAAGCTATCAAGGAGAGCAGATTTCCCTGCAAGCTGTGTGATATG CGCTGTGGAAACACAGCAGAGTTAAAAAGACACGAGCAGACGCATGCTAGGAAACAACAACCCATGCTTTTGTCTGGGGAGAAAGTGCCTCCGATAATTTTGGAAAGAAACAACCACACCGTTTACAAGTGTCCCGAGTGCGCCTTGATATTCACCAAACAGCGGGTCTATTTCACCCATACCCAGTACCACATTAACGTCAAAAACGGAACATTCAAGTGTGAAACTTGTGGGACC tgctGCCCATCCAGGAAGAAATTGGCGTTGCATATGGTAAAACATCGAGAGGGAAAAGTTGTCATGCAAACACGGCCGGATAATCTTCTTTACGAATGTACCGAATGTGGCAAAAAGTTTTCACGTAGAGTTTATTTAATCAAACACGTGCAAAGGCATAAAGCCTTCGAAAATGGCACTTTCCAGTGCAAGGTATGTGCCAAGTTCTTTGGATCTCGTGTTCAACTAATCCGACACGAAACGATCCATTGA
- the LOC120428882 gene encoding zinc finger protein 808-like has product MVESTIINEDVLNPIPEKDGGQAEVPANNPQNDDLEKIPKSSKRKPRRKRWHCEKCNKSYTSSGTFKSHKYRHKMLESGRFTCQQCEKRFVNISTLGSHKCPKNPVPAAEKTWVCKECNKTFTNGSAFYKHAYDHRVVKAGKFKCKTCEKCFRGKSALAKHVKNVHQKEKKTRAKKLTKKTSKPEAVKNPVSADGRSWVCKECDKVFGNPYRFYQHTYYHRNVKAGKFKCEPCDKCFFDKYALKKHEQVVHKKNKKPQAKKLIKESSSESESEQVPKVVEKDDKGFLMCPDCDKRFEFRFQYTIHARHHVALKQELYKCTPCELLFKTNAELKRHEKVHEKQKSRISSDPYGLICPEPTLKEIDGIYKCSACEKTFEQRHLGLRHLLRHGFIKRERIQCNLCPLTFANKKYLEKHQVEHEAQKDVTSSESSSEEESGSDDSSIDGDSEFKCTVCNKTFWEKRLLDRHIRRHEAIKESKFPCKLCDVRCGDKRELIRHEEMHARKQQTTIVSTEKVPPIILERNNHTVYKCPDCAIIFTKQRVYFTHAQGHVHVRIGTFKCETCGTCCPTRRSLLAHIEKHRTGKVKTQTELDSLSFECPECGKKFARRQFLIQHVQRHDAVEKGTFQCKVCAKFYGSRVILARHETIHGGKDTLEELKCSECDFICASRLSLVSHLQRHEAKRSGAFECSVCGKKMGSKSELVVHKSKHTEETKGD; this is encoded by the exons atggttgaatCTACAATAATTAATGAAGACGTCCTCAATCCAATACCCGAAAAAGATGGTGGTCAAGCTGAAGTTCCGGCAAATAATCCGCAAAATGATGACCTGGAGAAGATACCGAAATCTTCAAAAAGAAAACCTAGGCGAAAGAGATGGCACtgtgaaaaatgcaataaatcGTACACTTCCTCAGGCACGTTTAAATCGCACAAATATCGTCACAAGATGTTGGAATCTGGTCGGTTCACGTGTCAGCAGTGTGAAAag CGTTTCGTAAACATCAGCACGCTGGGCAGTCATAAGTGCCCGAAAAATCCCGTGCCTGCAGCTGAAAAAACCTGGGTCTGCAAAGAGTGCAACAAAACGTTCACAAATGGCTCCGCATTTTATAAACACGCCTATGATCATCGAGTTGTGAAGGCAGGCAAATTCAAGTGTAAAACATGTGAGAAg TGTTTTAGGGGCAAAAGTGCGCTTGCGAAACACGTCAAAAATGTGCACCAAAAGGAGAAAAAGACTCGAGCGAAGAAGTTGACAAAGAAGACGAGCAAGCCGGAAGCAGTAAAAAATCCCGTTTCTGCCGATGGCAGATCCTGGGTCTGCAAAGAGTGCGACAAAGTGTTCGGCAATCCCTACCGGTTTTACCAGCACACCTACTATCATCGAAATGTGAAGGCAGGCAAATTCAAGTGTGAACCATGCGATAAG tgttttttcgaCAAATACGCGCTCAAAAAACATGAACAAGTTGTGcacaaaaagaataaaaagcCTCAAGCGAAAAAGTTGATCAAGGAGTCTTCTAGCGAGTCGGAATCGGAACAGGTACCCAAAGTGGTGGAAAAGGACGACAAAGGCTTCCTTATGTGTCCTGACTGCGACAAGCGCTTCGAGTTCCGGTTCCAATACACCATCCATGCTCGGCACCACGTTGCTCTGAAACAAGAATTGTACAAGTGCACGCCTTGCGAGTTG cttttcaaaacaaacgccGAGCTAAAGAGGCATGAAAAAGTTCACGAGAAACAAAAGTCCCGGATATCAAGTGACCCGTACGGCTTGATATGTCCCGAACCAACACTGAAGGAAATAGATGGCATCTACAAGTGTTCCGCATGTGAGAAAACCTTTGAACAGCGACACCTAGGCTTGCGTCATCTTTTGAGACATGGGTTTATAAAGCGGGAAAGGATCCAGTGCAATTTGTGTCCATTG ACGTTCGCTAACAAAAAGTACCTGGAAAAACATCAAGTGGAGCACGAAGCTCAAAAGGACGTCACGTCAAGTGAATCAAGCAGCGAGGAGGAATCAGGTTCGGACGATTCGTCGATAGATGGAGACAGCGAATTCAAATGTACCGtttgtaacaaaacattttgggAAAAGCGGCTGTTGGATCGGCATATTCGGAGGCACGAAGCGATCAAGGAGAGCAAATTTCCGTGCAAGCTGTGCGATGTG CGTTGCGGAGATAAACGAGAGCTGATAAGACACGAGGAGATGCACGCTAGGAAGCAACAAACGACGATTGTTTCTACAGAGAAAGTGCCCCCAATAATCTTGGAAAGAAACAACCACACCGTTTACAAGTGTCCCGATTGTGCGATTATATTCACGAAACAGCGAGTCTATTTCACTCATGCTCAAGGACACGTTCACGTTAGAATTGGGACCTTCAAGTGTGAAACGTGCGGCACG TGCTGCCCCACCAGAAGGAGCCTGTTGGCACACATCGAGAAACATCGAACGGGAAAGGTTAAAACGCAAACGGAACTGGACAGTCTTTCCTTCGAGTGTCCCGAGTGCGGCAAGAAGTTTGCGCGAAGACAATTCCTTATCCAACACGTCCAGCGACATGACGCTGTGGAAAAAGGCACATTTCAGTGCAAGGTCTGCGCCAAGTTCTACGGCTCGCGGGTAATACTGGCCAGACACGAGACGATCCACGGCGGCAAGGACACGCTGGAAGAGCTAAAGTGTTCCGAGTGTGACTTTATCTGCGCTTCGCGGCTGTCGCTAGTCTCGCACCTCCAGAGGCACGAGGCCAAACGGAGCGGGGCGTTTGAGTGCAGCGTGTGTGGGAAG AAAATGGGATCCAAATCCGAACTTGTGGTTCATAAAAGTAAACACACTGAAGAAACAAAGGGCGATTAA